In one Cygnus olor isolate bCygOlo1 chromosome 27, bCygOlo1.pri.v2, whole genome shotgun sequence genomic region, the following are encoded:
- the LOC121060577 gene encoding zinc metalloproteinase-disintegrin-like ohanin isoform X1 has product MTNTVLISVVLLCFLQQGSTSKILPGVEQYEIVYPRKLHTVHKRDVERNKEKKYDDTLEYEIKANGEEVILHLEKNKDLLAKDYTETVYSDDGQQITTSPQIKDHCYYEGYIQDDADSIASISACTGLSGYFETRGQKYLIEPLGSSDRDEHAVYEYEKLREDEPIKTCGVVNSSWDVHSKDHINDIFKSSNSPEMKAYLKAKKYLEVYIVADNTMYKKYNQDVETVRQRIFGIVNYINTVYKAINIYVALIGLEIWTDNDKCLLSRTAGFTLDSFSKWRNSDLLKRKRNDNAQLITGYDFEGTTIGLAFLKSICSDVYSAGIIQDHNRNEIAVGATMAHEMGHNLGMSHDTKACICNAKVCIMTDTVSSIVPEKFSSCSLQDFEKYMLSDMPKCLTNIPDINTIIAPPTCGNGFVEKGEECDCGTAEECTNTCCNPETCKLTAGSRCAHGECCENCQYKAAGAVCRAVKDDCDLPEMCTGYSGNCPSDRFRMNGHPCNEGEGFCYMGNCPTREQQCKAAFGPQATEGAASCYRMNDKGVYYGYCKKKGGSHVPCKKKDIMCGKLFCAGGQEMPLYGSLVTFESCKASFPRNGEGDLGMVLNGTKCGDGMVCSNGECVSAEDVFRSNNCSAKCPGHAVCDHELQCQCEEGWAPPTCDSSSAITSFAIIAVVLVILAATIIAAVLLFYFRVFKKSRQTRRGPGATNQVFVDQEQREHPGLAISAQKMNDKKLLLPVPPPQENKPQLRSPVIRPKGPPPPIPSTKPASSHTQMFAPEKKPACLPVPKGKPPPPPKALKPPVNPRV; this is encoded by the exons ATGACAAACACAGTTctcatttctgttgttttgctaTGTTTTCTCCAACAAG GAAGCACAAGCAAGATATTACCTGGAGTTGAGCAATATGAAATAGTTTATCCACGGAAATTGCACACAGTACATAAAAGAGAtgtagagagaaacaaagag aaaaaatacgATGACACATTGGAGTATGAAATCAAAGCCAATGGAGAGGAAGTCATACTGcacctagaaaaaaataa GGATCTATTAGCTAAAGACTATACTGAAACAGTTTATTCAGATGATGGTCAACAAATAACAACCAGTCCTCAGATCAAG gATCACTGTTATTATGAAGGTTATATTCAGGATGATGCTGATTCAATAGCAAGCATCAGTGCTTGCACAGGTTTAAG TGGATATTTTGAGACCCGTGGTCAGAAGTACCTTATTGAACCATTGGGATCTTCGGACAGAGACGAACATGCGGTCTACGAGTATGAGAAACTCAGAGAAGATGAGCCCATAAAAACCTGCGGAGTAGTCAATAGTAGTTGGGATGTTCATTCAAAAGACCACATCAATGACATCTTCAAATCCAGCAACAGTCCAGAA ATGAAGGCatatctgaaagcaaagaaatatctGGAAGTGTACATAGTTGCAGACAACACCATG tatAAGAAGTACAACCAAGATGTTGAAACTGTGAGACAAAGGATATTTGGAATAGTCAATTACATCAACACg gTTTATAAGGCCATAAATATTTACGTGGCTCTAATTGGCCTAGAAATCTGGACAGATAATGATAAATGCCTCTTGAGTCGTACTGCAGGATTCACTCTGGACAGCTTCTCAAAGTGGCGTAACTCAGATttattaaagaggaaaagaaacgACAATGCTCAGCTAATCAC GGGCTATGACTTTGAGGGGACAACGATTGGATTAGCTTTTCTAAAATCCATATGCAGTGATGTATACTCTGCAGGTATAATTCAG GAtcacaacagaaatgaaattgcaGTTGGAGCTACCATGGCACACGAGATGGGTCACAACCTCGGCATGAGTCACGACACCAAAGCCTGCATATGTAATGCTAAAGTTTGTATCATGACAGATACTGTCAG CTCGATCGTCCCCGAGAAATTCAGCTCTTGCAGCCTCCAAGACTTTGAGAAATACATGTTGAGTGACATGCCAAAATGCTTAACTAACATCCCAGATATAAACACCATCATAGCACCTCCAACCTGTGGAAATGGCTTTgtggaaaaaggagaggaatgCGACTGTGGTACTGCCGAG GAGTGCACAAACACCTGCTGCAACCCTGAGACGTGCAAGCTGACTGCGGGATCCAGGTGTGCTCATGGAGAGTGCTGTGAGAATTGCCAA TataaagcagcaggagctgtttgCCGAGCAGTTAAGGATGACTGTGACCTGCCTGAGATGTGCACCGGTTATTCTGGGAACTGCCCATCAGATCGATTCCGTATGAATGGACATCCCTGCAACGAGGGAGAAGGCTTTTGTTACATGGGGAACTGTCCCACCCGAGAACAACAGTGCAAAGCTGCTTTCGGACCAC AGGCTACTGAAGGTGCAGCTTCCTGTTACCGGATGAATGATAAAGGGGTATATTACGGATACTGCAAGAAAAAAGGTGGTAGTCACGTCCCGtgtaaaaaaaa AGATATAATGTGTGGGAAGTTATTCTGTGCTGGAGGGCAGGAGATGCCTCTGTATGGGAGCCTGGTGACTTTTGAGTCCTGCAAAGCAAGTTTTCCTAGGAACGGAGAAGGAGATTTGGGGATGGTCCTCAATGGAACCAAGTGTGGGGATGGAATG GTATGCAGCAATGGAGAATGTGTCTCTGCTGAAGATGTCTTTAGATCAAATAACTGCTCTGCCAAGTGTCCAGGACATGCT GTATGCGACCACGAGTTGCAATGCCAGTGTGAAGAAGGATGGGCACCACCAACCTGTGACAGCTCATCAGCGATTACCA GTTTCGCTATCATTGCTGTTGTGTTGGTCATCCTTGCTGCCACAATAATTGCAGCAGTGTTACTTTTCTACTTCCGAGTGTTCAAGAAGAG CAGACAGACCAGAAGGGGACCTGGAGCTACAAACCAAGTCTTTGTGGATCAAGAACAAAGAGAGCACCCAGGCCTGGCCATATCTGCCCAGAAG atgaacGATAAGAAACTTCTCCTCCCCGTACCCCCACCgcaggaaaacaaaccacagcTTCGGAGT CCTGTCATAAGACCAAAGGGTCCCCCACCTCCCATCCCTTCCACCAAGCCAGCCTCTTCTCACACACAGATGTTT GCACCAGAGAAAAAACCTGCTTGCCTCCCAGTCCCCAAAGGCAAACCTCCACCTCCACCAAAG GCTTTAAAACCTCCAGTTAATCCCCGAGTATGA
- the LOC121060577 gene encoding zinc metalloproteinase-disintegrin-like ohanin isoform X2, producing the protein MTNTVLISVVLLCFLQQGSTSKILPGVEQYEIVYPRKLHTVHKRDVERNKEKKYDDTLEYEIKANGEEVILHLEKNKDLLAKDYTETVYSDDGQQITTSPQIKDHCYYEGYIQDDADSIASISACTGLSGYFETRGQKYLIEPLGSSDRDEHAVYEYEKLREDEPIKTCGVVNSSWDVHSKDHINDIFKSSNSPEMKAYLKAKKYLEVYIVADNTMYKKYNQDVETVRQRIFGIVNYINTVYKAINIYVALIGLEIWTDNDKCLLSRTAGFTLDSFSKWRNSDLLKRKRNDNAQLITGYDFEGTTIGLAFLKSICSDVYSAGIIQDHNRNEIAVGATMAHEMGHNLGMSHDTKACICNAKVCIMTDTVSSIVPEKFSSCSLQDFEKYMLSDMPKCLTNIPDINTIIAPPTCGNGFVEKGEECDCGTAEECTNTCCNPETCKLTAGSRCAHGECCENCQYKAAGAVCRAVKDDCDLPEMCTGYSGNCPSDRFRMNGHPCNEGEGFCYMGNCPTREQQCKAAFGPQATEGAASCYRMNDKGVYYGYCKKKGGSHVPCKKKDIMCGKLFCAGGQEMPLYGSLVTFESCKASFPRNGEGDLGMVLNGTKCGDGMVCSNGECVSAEDVFRSNNCSAKCPGHAVCDHELQCQCEEGWAPPTCDSSSAITSFAIIAVVLVILAATIIAAVLLFYFRVFKKRQTRRGPGATNQVFVDQEQREHPGLAISAQKMNDKKLLLPVPPPQENKPQLRSPVIRPKGPPPPIPSTKPASSHTQMFAPEKKPACLPVPKGKPPPPPKALKPPVNPRV; encoded by the exons ATGACAAACACAGTTctcatttctgttgttttgctaTGTTTTCTCCAACAAG GAAGCACAAGCAAGATATTACCTGGAGTTGAGCAATATGAAATAGTTTATCCACGGAAATTGCACACAGTACATAAAAGAGAtgtagagagaaacaaagag aaaaaatacgATGACACATTGGAGTATGAAATCAAAGCCAATGGAGAGGAAGTCATACTGcacctagaaaaaaataa GGATCTATTAGCTAAAGACTATACTGAAACAGTTTATTCAGATGATGGTCAACAAATAACAACCAGTCCTCAGATCAAG gATCACTGTTATTATGAAGGTTATATTCAGGATGATGCTGATTCAATAGCAAGCATCAGTGCTTGCACAGGTTTAAG TGGATATTTTGAGACCCGTGGTCAGAAGTACCTTATTGAACCATTGGGATCTTCGGACAGAGACGAACATGCGGTCTACGAGTATGAGAAACTCAGAGAAGATGAGCCCATAAAAACCTGCGGAGTAGTCAATAGTAGTTGGGATGTTCATTCAAAAGACCACATCAATGACATCTTCAAATCCAGCAACAGTCCAGAA ATGAAGGCatatctgaaagcaaagaaatatctGGAAGTGTACATAGTTGCAGACAACACCATG tatAAGAAGTACAACCAAGATGTTGAAACTGTGAGACAAAGGATATTTGGAATAGTCAATTACATCAACACg gTTTATAAGGCCATAAATATTTACGTGGCTCTAATTGGCCTAGAAATCTGGACAGATAATGATAAATGCCTCTTGAGTCGTACTGCAGGATTCACTCTGGACAGCTTCTCAAAGTGGCGTAACTCAGATttattaaagaggaaaagaaacgACAATGCTCAGCTAATCAC GGGCTATGACTTTGAGGGGACAACGATTGGATTAGCTTTTCTAAAATCCATATGCAGTGATGTATACTCTGCAGGTATAATTCAG GAtcacaacagaaatgaaattgcaGTTGGAGCTACCATGGCACACGAGATGGGTCACAACCTCGGCATGAGTCACGACACCAAAGCCTGCATATGTAATGCTAAAGTTTGTATCATGACAGATACTGTCAG CTCGATCGTCCCCGAGAAATTCAGCTCTTGCAGCCTCCAAGACTTTGAGAAATACATGTTGAGTGACATGCCAAAATGCTTAACTAACATCCCAGATATAAACACCATCATAGCACCTCCAACCTGTGGAAATGGCTTTgtggaaaaaggagaggaatgCGACTGTGGTACTGCCGAG GAGTGCACAAACACCTGCTGCAACCCTGAGACGTGCAAGCTGACTGCGGGATCCAGGTGTGCTCATGGAGAGTGCTGTGAGAATTGCCAA TataaagcagcaggagctgtttgCCGAGCAGTTAAGGATGACTGTGACCTGCCTGAGATGTGCACCGGTTATTCTGGGAACTGCCCATCAGATCGATTCCGTATGAATGGACATCCCTGCAACGAGGGAGAAGGCTTTTGTTACATGGGGAACTGTCCCACCCGAGAACAACAGTGCAAAGCTGCTTTCGGACCAC AGGCTACTGAAGGTGCAGCTTCCTGTTACCGGATGAATGATAAAGGGGTATATTACGGATACTGCAAGAAAAAAGGTGGTAGTCACGTCCCGtgtaaaaaaaa AGATATAATGTGTGGGAAGTTATTCTGTGCTGGAGGGCAGGAGATGCCTCTGTATGGGAGCCTGGTGACTTTTGAGTCCTGCAAAGCAAGTTTTCCTAGGAACGGAGAAGGAGATTTGGGGATGGTCCTCAATGGAACCAAGTGTGGGGATGGAATG GTATGCAGCAATGGAGAATGTGTCTCTGCTGAAGATGTCTTTAGATCAAATAACTGCTCTGCCAAGTGTCCAGGACATGCT GTATGCGACCACGAGTTGCAATGCCAGTGTGAAGAAGGATGGGCACCACCAACCTGTGACAGCTCATCAGCGATTACCA GTTTCGCTATCATTGCTGTTGTGTTGGTCATCCTTGCTGCCACAATAATTGCAGCAGTGTTACTTTTCTACTTCCGAGTGTTCAAGAAGAG ACAGACCAGAAGGGGACCTGGAGCTACAAACCAAGTCTTTGTGGATCAAGAACAAAGAGAGCACCCAGGCCTGGCCATATCTGCCCAGAAG atgaacGATAAGAAACTTCTCCTCCCCGTACCCCCACCgcaggaaaacaaaccacagcTTCGGAGT CCTGTCATAAGACCAAAGGGTCCCCCACCTCCCATCCCTTCCACCAAGCCAGCCTCTTCTCACACACAGATGTTT GCACCAGAGAAAAAACCTGCTTGCCTCCCAGTCCCCAAAGGCAAACCTCCACCTCCACCAAAG GCTTTAAAACCTCCAGTTAATCCCCGAGTATGA
- the LOC121060577 gene encoding zinc metalloproteinase-disintegrin-like ohanin isoform X3 — protein MTNTVLISVVLLCFLQQGSTSKILPGVEQYEIVYPRKLHTVHKRDVERNKEKKYDDTLEYEIKANGEEVILHLEKNKDLLAKDYTETVYSDDGQQITTSPQIKDHCYYEGYIQDDADSIASISACTGLSGYFETRGQKYLIEPLGSSDRDEHAVYEYEKLREDEPIKTCGVVNSSWDVHSKDHINDIFKSSNSPEMKAYLKAKKYLEVYIVADNTMYKKYNQDVETVRQRIFGIVNYINTVYKAINIYVALIGLEIWTDNDKCLLSRTAGFTLDSFSKWRNSDLLKRKRNDNAQLITGYDFEGTTIGLAFLKSICSDVYSAGIIQDHNRNEIAVGATMAHEMGHNLGMSHDTKACICNAKVCIMTDTVSSIVPEKFSSCSLQDFEKYMLSDMPKCLTNIPDINTIIAPPTCGNGFVEKGEECDCGTAEECTNTCCNPETCKLTAGSRCAHGECCENCQYKAAGAVCRAVKDDCDLPEMCTGYSGNCPSDRFRMNGHPCNEGEGFCYMGNCPTREQQCKAAFGPQATEGAASCYRMNDKGVYYGYCKKKGGSHVPCKKKDIMCGKLFCAGGQEMPLYGSLVTFESCKASFPRNGEGDLGMVLNGTKCGDGMVCSNGECVSAEDVFRSNNCSAKCPGHAVCDHELQCQCEEGWAPPTCDSSSAITSFAIIAVVLVILAATIIAAVLLFYFRVFKKSRQTRRGPGATNQVFVDQEQREHPGLAISAQKVRAGRCWVSYSLSVVNEGLKCENSPAEVPYVCRRVSKCLFRAERSVL, from the exons ATGACAAACACAGTTctcatttctgttgttttgctaTGTTTTCTCCAACAAG GAAGCACAAGCAAGATATTACCTGGAGTTGAGCAATATGAAATAGTTTATCCACGGAAATTGCACACAGTACATAAAAGAGAtgtagagagaaacaaagag aaaaaatacgATGACACATTGGAGTATGAAATCAAAGCCAATGGAGAGGAAGTCATACTGcacctagaaaaaaataa GGATCTATTAGCTAAAGACTATACTGAAACAGTTTATTCAGATGATGGTCAACAAATAACAACCAGTCCTCAGATCAAG gATCACTGTTATTATGAAGGTTATATTCAGGATGATGCTGATTCAATAGCAAGCATCAGTGCTTGCACAGGTTTAAG TGGATATTTTGAGACCCGTGGTCAGAAGTACCTTATTGAACCATTGGGATCTTCGGACAGAGACGAACATGCGGTCTACGAGTATGAGAAACTCAGAGAAGATGAGCCCATAAAAACCTGCGGAGTAGTCAATAGTAGTTGGGATGTTCATTCAAAAGACCACATCAATGACATCTTCAAATCCAGCAACAGTCCAGAA ATGAAGGCatatctgaaagcaaagaaatatctGGAAGTGTACATAGTTGCAGACAACACCATG tatAAGAAGTACAACCAAGATGTTGAAACTGTGAGACAAAGGATATTTGGAATAGTCAATTACATCAACACg gTTTATAAGGCCATAAATATTTACGTGGCTCTAATTGGCCTAGAAATCTGGACAGATAATGATAAATGCCTCTTGAGTCGTACTGCAGGATTCACTCTGGACAGCTTCTCAAAGTGGCGTAACTCAGATttattaaagaggaaaagaaacgACAATGCTCAGCTAATCAC GGGCTATGACTTTGAGGGGACAACGATTGGATTAGCTTTTCTAAAATCCATATGCAGTGATGTATACTCTGCAGGTATAATTCAG GAtcacaacagaaatgaaattgcaGTTGGAGCTACCATGGCACACGAGATGGGTCACAACCTCGGCATGAGTCACGACACCAAAGCCTGCATATGTAATGCTAAAGTTTGTATCATGACAGATACTGTCAG CTCGATCGTCCCCGAGAAATTCAGCTCTTGCAGCCTCCAAGACTTTGAGAAATACATGTTGAGTGACATGCCAAAATGCTTAACTAACATCCCAGATATAAACACCATCATAGCACCTCCAACCTGTGGAAATGGCTTTgtggaaaaaggagaggaatgCGACTGTGGTACTGCCGAG GAGTGCACAAACACCTGCTGCAACCCTGAGACGTGCAAGCTGACTGCGGGATCCAGGTGTGCTCATGGAGAGTGCTGTGAGAATTGCCAA TataaagcagcaggagctgtttgCCGAGCAGTTAAGGATGACTGTGACCTGCCTGAGATGTGCACCGGTTATTCTGGGAACTGCCCATCAGATCGATTCCGTATGAATGGACATCCCTGCAACGAGGGAGAAGGCTTTTGTTACATGGGGAACTGTCCCACCCGAGAACAACAGTGCAAAGCTGCTTTCGGACCAC AGGCTACTGAAGGTGCAGCTTCCTGTTACCGGATGAATGATAAAGGGGTATATTACGGATACTGCAAGAAAAAAGGTGGTAGTCACGTCCCGtgtaaaaaaaa AGATATAATGTGTGGGAAGTTATTCTGTGCTGGAGGGCAGGAGATGCCTCTGTATGGGAGCCTGGTGACTTTTGAGTCCTGCAAAGCAAGTTTTCCTAGGAACGGAGAAGGAGATTTGGGGATGGTCCTCAATGGAACCAAGTGTGGGGATGGAATG GTATGCAGCAATGGAGAATGTGTCTCTGCTGAAGATGTCTTTAGATCAAATAACTGCTCTGCCAAGTGTCCAGGACATGCT GTATGCGACCACGAGTTGCAATGCCAGTGTGAAGAAGGATGGGCACCACCAACCTGTGACAGCTCATCAGCGATTACCA GTTTCGCTATCATTGCTGTTGTGTTGGTCATCCTTGCTGCCACAATAATTGCAGCAGTGTTACTTTTCTACTTCCGAGTGTTCAAGAAGAG CAGACAGACCAGAAGGGGACCTGGAGCTACAAACCAAGTCTTTGTGGATCAAGAACAAAGAGAGCACCCAGGCCTGGCCATATCTGCCCAGAAGGTAagagcagggaggtgctgggtcAGCTACAGCCTCTCTGTTGTAAATGAGGGGCTGAAATGTGAAAACTCACCAGCTGAAGTGCCCTACGTTTGCAGGAGGGTTTCAAAGTGCTTGTTTAGGGCTGAGAGGAGTGTGCTGTGA